The sequence GCTGCAGTCGCTGGGTAACAACCATGCCAAGACCCAGATGCTGGCCATTGCTTCCCTGCCGCAGTACGCGGACCTGGCGCCTTTGATGCAGCAGCCCAATAACACCCTGGCGCTCAGTTATCTGCAGGCGATCCAAGAACAGCACAGTGCTCTGCTCCCTTTGCCAATTCAACGGCAAGGCGCCGGTTATCTGGACAGCAGCCTGCAGCCGCTGGCCAGCGCCACCGCCATCCGCAAAACGATGGCGGAAGGCGGCTTCACCCGTTTAAAAGAGTATCTTCCACCCGGCAGTTATGAAGTTTTGCAGCAGGAGCTGACTGCCGGACGGGTCATCTATGCGCTGCAGGCTTTTGAACAGGCCATCTTACTGCTGCTGCGCACCGCTTCTCCGGCAAAGCTCGCTCAGCTGCCGGAGCTCAGCGAAGGCCTGGAAAATCGTTTCTATGCCAACCGCAATGCCGACAGCCTAGCAGATTTCCTGCAAGAGGTGAAGACCAAACGTTATCCCTACAGCCGTTTGCAGCGCAGTCTTTGTCATCTTCTGCTGCAGATTGATAAAACAGCCGAACCGCTCTACCGGGGCCCCGCGCAGTATGCCGTAGTCCTGGGCTACAATCGCACCGGTCGGGCTCTCTTGAACCAATGGCGCAGCCACTCAAGCATCCCGCTGATCACCCAACCGCAGAAGCAAATGCGTGAATTGTCACCGTCAGCCGCCGCCATGCTCGCTTATGATTTGCTGGCAGCAGATCTCTGGCGGCTCGGTCTTACCGATGCACAGGCGCGCAGCCAGCTGCACTGGGACCGGCAACAGCCGGTGGCGGTTTCATAAAGTATCCTTTTTACGGAGCCGGGTTCAGGCCGGCCAGAAATTGCAGCGCATCGTCCAGCGTTTGCACCGGAATCACGGTAATCGTGGCAGCCAAACTGCGTGCCGCCTCATAATTCTCCTGCGGTACCAAAAAATACCCGGCACCTGCTTTTTCGGCGGCATGCAGTTTTTGCTTGACACCTTCGATGGCGCCAATGCTGCCGTCCAGGCGGATCGTGCCGGTACCGGCGATTTGATGCCCTCGCGTCAGATCTTCCGGCAGACAACGATTGATGATTTCCAGCGTCATCATCAAACCGGCCGAGCCGCCGCCGATGTTCTGATCGGAAAAGCTGATTTCTCCGTCATAGCTCAAATCCCAGGCGACTTGGCTGAGATAGATGCCCAGCTTTGCCGCCCCGCCGGCATCCTGCCCTACCTTGACCGGCAGAGTCAGGCTGTTGCCTTGCCGCAGCAATTGCAATTCCACGCTGTCATTGACCTGCACCTGCAATAAGGCGCGCTGCAGATCCTCATTCAGAATGATCCTTTTCCCATTAAAACCCATAATGACATCACCGATTTGCAGCTGCTCCCTGAGGGTGCAGGCCGGTGTAAAATCGGCAATCTCCACACCGCCGCCGCTGACGCTGACGCTTCTGCCTGCTTTTTGCAAAGCGACCAGAACCGCCTTTTTTTGGCTTTCCGACATATTTTTCAGCATTTGCTCATCATACTCTTCAACCGTCATGCCGGCCGGTATCACGGCGCCTTTGGCTTTTAAATCCAAATTATGATCAAACTGAGCCCGCAGCCAAATTGCGCCGTTGGCCTGTGCTGTATAGACACTCAGCATATAAAAGCCGCCGGTATCGTCCGTGTCACCGTCAGAAACAGTGATATAGGGCGCCAAATTGGTAGCCAGCCCATCATAATAGACAATATAATCCAAGGGATAGTAAAAGAAAGCGATTTCCAGCGTCAATAAGACCGCCAATATAATCAGATAGCCTTTATTCTGCCGCAGCCATTTCACTGCAATTCCTCCGCTTCTCTTGCCGCCGCATAGCGATAAAACGAAATGACGCTCTCCCCTTGCCGG is a genomic window of Negativicutes bacterium containing:
- a CDS encoding nucleotidyltransferase family protein — protein: MGIIAEYNPFHAGHAYHLQQAKAAAAAEAVIVVMSGFFTQRGIPALIQPWQRAKAALQQGADLILQLPVVYSSANADRFAGGGVSLLSQLPGITHLSFGCEAANPADLLQLSAALRTDAIAAAAKQLQSLGNNHAKTQMLAIASLPQYADLAPLMQQPNNTLALSYLQAIQEQHSALLPLPIQRQGAGYLDSSLQPLASATAIRKTMAEGGFTRLKEYLPPGSYEVLQQELTAGRVIYALQAFEQAILLLLRTASPAKLAQLPELSEGLENRFYANRNADSLADFLQEVKTKRYPYSRLQRSLCHLLLQIDKTAEPLYRGPAQYAVVLGYNRTGRALLNQWRSHSSIPLITQPQKQMRELSPSAAAMLAYDLLAADLWRLGLTDAQARSQLHWDRQQPVAVS
- a CDS encoding PDZ domain-containing protein; translated protein: MKWLRQNKGYLIILAVLLTLEIAFFYYPLDYIVYYDGLATNLAPYITVSDGDTDDTGGFYMLSVYTAQANGAIWLRAQFDHNLDLKAKGAVIPAGMTVEEYDEQMLKNMSESQKKAVLVALQKAGRSVSVSGGGVEIADFTPACTLREQLQIGDVIMGFNGKRIILNEDLQRALLQVQVNDSVELQLLRQGNSLTLPVKVGQDAGGAAKLGIYLSQVAWDLSYDGEISFSDQNIGGGSAGLMMTLEIINRCLPEDLTRGHQIAGTGTIRLDGSIGAIEGVKQKLHAAEKAGAGYFLVPQENYEAARSLAATITVIPVQTLDDALQFLAGLNPAP